The Myxococcales bacterium genomic sequence GCCTCCGCTTCACCTTTGGAAGGCACCGGTGGACGGGACAAGCCATCGCCCAGTGTGGCCCGCGCCCTTTGTAGTGCGCTGTTCACAGACGCCACCGAAGACGAGAGCGCCTCCGCCACCTCGACCGCGGAGTATCCCGCGACCTCGGTCAAGACGAGCGCCGCTCGTTGTTTGGGAGGCAGCGTCTGCAGCGCTGCGACGAACGCCAAGCTCGAAGCGATCCAGCCCCCTCAAGGCACGCACCATCGTCTCCTGCACGGCGTCGTCGGCGTCCACGACGGAGCCCAGCATGCGGTAACAGTGTCCGGTCAAGGTGGGGCGGTGCCGCTCGAGGGCTTCGCTGTCAGGCATGGCTTGCCAGCATGTGTCCGCTCTTCCAGCGGCGCAAGCGCAATTGAGAGTGGACGCCATCGCCTTGCATGCGTACGGGACCCCTGGGGGCGCCCAGATGTCACCATCTGGAACAGCCACGAGAGGTCCCGTGCGCGGAGTTCAGCTATGTTCCGCCGCTCACGGGCAGCGCGACCAACCACCGCGCTTTGTGAAGCTCGCGCGCGTTCCCTCCGCAAAGAGCCGAAGACTTTCGGTTCTGGGGTTTGCGGGGATGCTCAAGAAGGTCGAACGGCCCGGGGGCACCAACCAGTCTGGTCCCCCTGCCGCTTCACCTTGGATCGCCGGAAACTCTAGCCCGCTGGCTGTGATGAACGTCCCGCTCACGGCGAATCCGTTGGGGTTCGTGACCGACCAAAGGTGGGCGCCATCGGTCCTCTCGCAAACAGGCGCGAGGTCCATGGCTTCCACCTCCTGGGCTTGTACTACCGCATCCACGGTGGCCTCGGCGTCGACGAAGCCGTGTCCGGAGGCGTAGTCGAAGCCGCGAGCGAAAGCCGGGTCGTCGATTGAAGATTGAAGGCCCTGGTCGAAGGGATTGTCCATGTCGATGGCGCGCTCGATGAGCAGCGACTTCAACCCCGAAGGGCTGAGGGTTTTGTTCGAGGCCTGGAGGGCCAAGGCAGCGATCGCGGCCACGTTCGGTCCTGAGGCTGAGGTTCCGAAGAAGAAGTTCTTGACGATTCGGCGCGTACGGACGCCAAAGAACGTCGTCTCCACGCCGTCTGCCCCGACGAGATCTGGCTTCTGGCGCACCTCGGGCTCGCTCAGCCTGTTGCCCAGGGTGTCGAAGAAGATGGGGTCGCCCCCCACCGACGACGTCGTGATCAGCGTCTCTCCGTCATCCGCACGGAATACGAGGCTCGGACCGCCTTCGTGGCTCAGGATGGGGCGCTCGGGTAGGGGCGCGAAGGAGACGAAGCCTCCCTCGATGGGTTGCCCCCCCAAGGTCGCGTTCCAGTGCGACGCCCCCAAGGGCGTGTTGAACCACGACGCGCTTCCCACGCTCACGGCTGAAGGCGCGGCCGCCCGAGACCAAATGGTGGGGCCCTCGAACGTGAGACTCGGGATCCTGACCGAAGGACTCGAGAGGGCGAACTTCACGTAGCTCGGCGGTGGGCCGTCCACGCTCGCCTGGAACAGACCGATGAGGTATTCGGCGCTGGGATCGAGCGATTGCCTGAAGAACGCAAGAGCGTCGAGTCCGTTGTAGGAACCGCCCGCGGCGAAGAACGTGAACGAGGCTTCGCCGGGGCGGCGTCGAAGAATGAGAAAGCGAAGATTACGCGAGATTCCTGCGCACTCATCGCAGAGTGAGCCCCAGGGTTCGTCCCACTGAAGCGCAAGGCGCATGATGGTCGAAGCCGGATCCGTGCTCGATGCACTGGTGTTGAATTCGAGAGGAACCAGCACAACCACGTTGTTCGGGTCAGGATCGAAGTCATGGAAGATGCCTCCCAAGGCAGATACCGGCCGAAACGGCGAGCTGTAGTAGCGCGCGTTGGAGCCGCGGCTACGGCCTCCCAGGCCTGAGTTCCCTGCCGAACTCACGTAGAAGATGCCTTCCTTCACCGCAGCCTCGATGGACTCCACATTGGCGTCATCCTGGAAGAAGGGAGAAATGTCGTTCGAGGCCACGTCGTCCACGATGATGTCGCAGTCCGTTTCGGCCCGCAGTTTGTCCACCGCGGCCGCGACGAAGTTTGCAGTGTCGCCCCCGGCAAATCCCACGAACGAAAGGCGAGCTCCGGGGGCTATGTCGTGAACCAACTCGGCCATTGCTCGACCTTCGTCGACGAACACGGGAGGAAAGAATATGGCGTCCCCCTCCTGGAGAACGTTGATCGCCTGGGGATAAAGAGGGTTCCCGGGTCCTGGAAGCTCACCCGCGGCAACGCCGGCGGCGAAGCCGTTTTCGAGGTCAAACGAAGACGAAATGATGCAGACGTGTACCCCTTGTCCATCGACCTTGTACTTCGCTCGGACGCGGTCGACGCCGTGGGCCTGGACCGCTTGATTGGGCGTGCCTGTGTCACCGTTTGGAAAAGACGAGGTGGGCTCGCTGTCGGTGAGCGCCTTGCCAAGCAGCCGAACGCCCGAGATGCAGGGGTGCTCTTCGAGGGTGTCGAGCTGGGCAACGGGGACCCACCCGGTGGCTTTCAGGCCTGCGGAGGCCACCATACGGAGCCCGGCTGACTGGAAGCAGGTCGTTGCAGCCATGCTGGCGGGTTTGGCCCTGGTCACCTCCACCATGACCTCGCTTTGCCCTGCGTGCTCACGCAGGACCAAGCTTTCGTCGGGCAGGCCCGCGAGCACTTGGCGGGCCGATGGCTTGGCGTTCAGCGCCTGGGACTTCAGGTTCACGTCCACCGGTTGTTCGATCGTAGGGTCGGGGGACGGAGCGGGCTCACAGGCTGCCAGGGCGATCGAGCCCAGGGCCACGAGCCATGCGGGCTTGCGGGATACGGGGGCCGTTCGCCGCCCTTTTGGGAACGCGTCGTACATCATTTTTTCCTCCACGAGGGGTTCGGGGCCCGCGGCGCCCGTGCGACTCCGCGGTTCGATCGCAAGGGATGACCCCCAAGGCCCGCTTTCGGTGCGCCCCCGCCACGAAGAATCTCTTCGCAGACGTGAATTCCCAAAGAACTCGTGGAGTTTCCAGGACTTGGTTGTGACTTCGTCACCGGAGCTGCAGACTTGCACGCCAGATGGCTTCCCCAAAGAGCGCCGAAAAAAAGGTCGAGCCCGCCGAGAAGAACTACATCACGCCAGCCGGATACAAAAAGCTGGCCGAAGAGCTCGACTATCTTCGCTTCAAAAAGCGCGCCGAGGTCGTGAGCGCACTGGCAGATGCGGCGGCTGAGGGGGATCGTAGCGAGAACGCCGAGTACATCTATCGGAAGAAGCAGCTTCGCGAGATCGACAAACGCATTCGCTTTTTGGCCAAGCGCCTGGACGTGGCGGTGGTGACCGATCCGCGGGAACAGCGCCAAAACGAGCGCGTCTTCTTCGGCGCCAAGGTCACCGTGGAGGACGAGGAGGGCGTGCGTCACACCTATCGGATCGTGGGCGTGGATGAGATCGACGGCGGCCAGGGGGATATCTCCTGGAAATCGCCCGTGGGCAAGGCGCTGCTCGGCAAACGCCTGGACGACACCGTGGTCGTGAAGTGGCACGCGGGCACGCGTGAGCTCACCATCGCGGAAATCAGCTATAAGGGCTGAATATCCGTGCAGCCGTGGGCAAAAAGTGCCCAGTGAGAACGGCGGCGCGACAGGTTTGTGGCGGCTCGGTGTT encodes the following:
- the greB gene encoding transcription elongation factor GreB: MASPKSAEKKVEPAEKNYITPAGYKKLAEELDYLRFKKRAEVVSALADAAAEGDRSENAEYIYRKKQLREIDKRIRFLAKRLDVAVVTDPREQRQNERVFFGAKVTVEDEEGVRHTYRIVGVDEIDGGQGDISWKSPVGKALLGKRLDDTVVVKWHAGTRELTIAEISYKG